The following coding sequences are from one Vibrio syngnathi window:
- the lpxC gene encoding UDP-3-O-acyl-N-acetylglucosamine deacetylase, whose translation MIRQRTLKEIVKTTGVGLHSGRKVTLTLRPAAANTGIVYRRTDVNPPVDFPADPASVRDTMLCTALVNDEGVRISTVEHLNAALAGMGIDNIIVEVDAPEIPIMDGSASPFVYLLQQAGVETLNAAKRFIRIKKPIRFEDGDKWAEFVPFNGFRMDFEIEFNHPAIESDEQHLLFDFSSQGFVKEISRARTFGFMRDIEYLQSQNLCLGGSFDCAIVLDEYRILNEEGLRFENEFVTHKVLDAIGDLYMCGHAIIGEFRAYKSGHGLNNQLLRAVLADAEAWEWATFEEEVGSPVAFAEPGMVLA comes from the coding sequence ATGATCAGACAACGTACTCTGAAAGAAATTGTGAAAACAACTGGTGTGGGTCTCCACTCTGGTCGTAAAGTCACACTTACTCTTCGCCCGGCAGCTGCAAATACAGGTATTGTTTATCGTCGTACAGATGTCAATCCACCTGTAGATTTCCCAGCTGATCCAGCATCAGTTCGTGACACTATGTTATGTACTGCTCTTGTTAATGACGAAGGCGTACGTATCTCTACAGTGGAACACCTTAACGCAGCTCTAGCGGGTATGGGTATCGACAACATTATTGTTGAAGTCGATGCACCTGAGATCCCAATTATGGATGGCAGCGCAAGCCCATTCGTATACTTGCTACAGCAAGCGGGTGTAGAAACACTGAATGCAGCGAAACGTTTTATTCGAATCAAAAAGCCAATCCGTTTTGAAGATGGCGATAAGTGGGCAGAGTTTGTTCCATTTAACGGCTTCCGTATGGACTTCGAAATCGAGTTCAACCATCCAGCAATTGAATCTGATGAACAGCACCTGTTGTTTGATTTTTCTTCACAAGGCTTTGTGAAAGAAATTTCTCGAGCTCGTACCTTCGGCTTTATGCGTGATATTGAATACCTACAATCACAAAACCTGTGTTTAGGTGGTAGCTTTGATTGCGCAATCGTACTAGACGAATACCGAATTCTTAATGAAGAAGGTCTACGTTTCGAAAATGAGTTCGTAACGCACAAGGTGCTAGATGCGATTGGTGACCTTTACATGTGTGGACACGCTATTATCGGTGAGTTCCGTGCATACAAATCAGGTCACGGTCTAAATAATCAATTGCTACGCGCAGTACTTGCTGATGCAGAAGCGTGGGAATGGGCAACGTTCGAAGAAGAAGTTGGCTCTCCTGTTGCGTTTGCTGAGCCAGGAATGGTTCTAGCGTAA
- the ftsA gene encoding cell division protein FtsA: protein MTKTADDNIIVGLDIGTATISALVGEILPDGQINIIGSGQSPSRGMDKGGVNDLESVVKSVQRAIDQAELMAECQISNVFISLSGKHIASRIEKGMGTISDEEVSQDDMDRAIHTAKSIKIGDEQRILHVIPQEFTIDYQEGIKNPLGLSGVRMEVSVHLISCHSDMARNIIKAVERCGLTVEQIVFSGLASSNAVITDDERELGVCVVDIGAGTMDISIWTGGALRHTEVFSYAGNAVTSDIAFAFGTPVSDAEEIKVNHGCALSELVSKDDSVNVPSVGGRPSRSLQRQTLSEVIEPRYTELMGLVNQTIDTVQLQLRDEGIKHHLAAGVVLTGGAAQIDGLVECAERVFRNQVRVGKPLEVSGLTDYVKEPYHSTAVGLLHYARDCQICDEGDYSEPKRSAPSMSGLFGKLRNWIQKEF from the coding sequence ATGACTAAGACCGCAGATGACAACATAATCGTTGGTCTTGATATAGGCACTGCGACCATATCAGCTCTAGTTGGTGAAATATTGCCTGATGGTCAAATCAATATCATTGGTTCAGGGCAAAGCCCATCCAGAGGTATGGATAAAGGTGGTGTAAACGACCTAGAGTCGGTAGTGAAGTCGGTTCAGCGAGCGATTGATCAAGCAGAGTTGATGGCGGAATGCCAAATCAGCAATGTGTTTATCTCGCTATCGGGCAAACATATCGCAAGCCGAATTGAAAAAGGCATGGGCACTATTTCTGATGAAGAGGTGTCTCAAGACGATATGGATCGAGCGATCCATACCGCGAAATCAATTAAAATAGGTGATGAGCAGAGAATTCTGCACGTGATTCCACAAGAATTTACCATCGATTATCAAGAGGGGATCAAGAATCCACTTGGTTTATCTGGTGTTCGAATGGAAGTCAGTGTTCATCTAATTTCTTGCCACAGCGACATGGCGAGAAACATTATTAAAGCTGTTGAACGATGTGGTCTCACTGTAGAACAAATCGTGTTTTCAGGACTTGCCTCAAGCAATGCGGTAATTACTGACGACGAGAGAGAGCTTGGAGTCTGTGTTGTTGATATTGGTGCTGGTACGATGGACATTTCCATTTGGACTGGCGGCGCACTGCGACACACAGAAGTCTTTTCCTACGCAGGAAATGCAGTAACCAGTGATATTGCCTTCGCTTTCGGCACGCCAGTGAGCGATGCTGAAGAGATAAAAGTAAACCATGGTTGCGCTCTGAGTGAACTCGTAAGCAAGGATGATTCTGTTAACGTCCCTAGTGTAGGTGGTCGTCCATCGAGAAGTTTGCAAAGACAAACTTTGTCGGAAGTGATTGAACCACGTTACACTGAACTTATGGGGCTCGTTAACCAAACTATTGATACGGTTCAATTACAGCTACGAGATGAAGGTATTAAACACCACCTTGCAGCTGGCGTCGTTCTCACTGGTGGAGCGGCACAAATTGACGGATTGGTAGAGTGTGCGGAACGTGTTTTCCGCAATCAAGTTCGAGTTGGTAAGCCGTTAGAAGTTAGTGGCTTAACCGATTATGTTAAAGAGCCGTATCATTCTACGGCGGTTGGTTTACTTCATTACGCAAGAGATTGTCAGATCTGCGATGAAGGTGATTACAGCGAACCTAAGCGTTCAGCACCTTCTATGTCTGGTTTATTTGGTAAATTGCGTAATTGGATACAAAAAGAGTTTTAA
- the ftsZ gene encoding cell division protein FtsZ has protein sequence MFEPMMEMSDDAVIKVVGVGGGGGNAVEHMVRESIEGVEFISVNTDAQALRKTSVSSVIQIGGDITKGLGAGANPQVGRDAALEDRERIKEVLTGADMVFIAAGMGGGTGTGAAPVIAEVAKELGVLTVAVVTKPFSFEGKKRLAFAEQGIEELSKHVDSLITIPNEKLLKVLGRGVTLLEAFASANDVLKNAVQGIAELITRPGMINVDFADVRTVMSEMGHAMMGSGIAKGEDRAEEAAETAISSPLLEDIDLAGARGVLVNITAGLDMRLDEFETVGNTVKAFASDNATVVIGTSLDPDMTDEIRVTVVATGIGTEKKPDITLVAGGKAKVAPTPQPQVAAQAAPKVEDKVAQPLQEKTEVKPQVKPQPTTSPVSSGTGASQSAAPKAEKESGYLDIPAFLRRQAD, from the coding sequence ATGTTTGAACCGATGATGGAAATGTCTGACGATGCAGTAATTAAAGTCGTTGGAGTTGGTGGCGGTGGCGGTAACGCTGTTGAGCACATGGTACGTGAATCAATCGAAGGCGTAGAATTCATCAGTGTTAACACTGATGCACAAGCACTTCGTAAAACAAGCGTGAGCAGCGTGATCCAAATTGGTGGTGATATCACTAAAGGTTTGGGCGCTGGTGCAAACCCACAAGTAGGCCGTGATGCAGCTCTCGAAGATCGAGAAAGAATTAAAGAAGTTCTAACTGGCGCCGATATGGTATTTATCGCAGCTGGTATGGGCGGTGGTACGGGTACAGGTGCTGCTCCAGTTATTGCTGAAGTTGCGAAAGAGCTGGGTGTGCTAACGGTTGCTGTTGTAACTAAGCCATTTAGCTTCGAAGGCAAAAAGCGTTTAGCGTTTGCTGAGCAAGGTATCGAAGAGCTTTCTAAGCATGTGGATTCTTTAATTACGATTCCAAATGAAAAGCTACTTAAGGTACTTGGCCGCGGCGTCACTCTGCTAGAAGCTTTCGCAAGTGCAAATGATGTACTTAAAAATGCTGTACAAGGTATCGCAGAGCTAATTACTCGCCCTGGTATGATTAACGTCGATTTCGCGGATGTTCGCACCGTAATGTCAGAGATGGGTCATGCAATGATGGGTAGCGGTATCGCAAAAGGTGAAGACCGTGCTGAAGAAGCTGCTGAAACGGCAATTTCTAGCCCACTACTAGAAGACATCGATCTAGCGGGTGCTCGTGGCGTTCTTGTGAACATCACTGCTGGCCTAGATATGCGCTTAGATGAGTTCGAAACAGTAGGTAATACAGTTAAGGCATTCGCATCTGATAACGCAACAGTTGTGATTGGTACTTCTCTAGACCCTGATATGACGGATGAAATCCGTGTAACTGTTGTAGCAACAGGTATCGGTACAGAGAAAAAACCAGACATTACATTAGTTGCTGGTGGTAAAGCTAAGGTTGCACCAACTCCTCAACCACAAGTCGCGGCTCAAGCTGCACCAAAAGTGGAAGATAAAGTGGCACAACCATTGCAAGAAAAAACTGAGGTAAAACCTCAAGTTAAGCCGCAGCCAACAACGTCACCTGTTTCTTCAGGTACAGGCGCTAGCCAAAGTGCAGCACCTAAAGCTGAGAAAGAGAGTGGATACTTAGATATTCCGGCATTCTTACGACGTCAGGCTGATTAA
- the murG gene encoding undecaprenyldiphospho-muramoylpentapeptide beta-N-acetylglucosaminyltransferase encodes MKQNKKLLVMAGGTGGHVFPGLAVAKKLQQQGWEIRWLGTADRMEADLVPKHGIEIDFIKVKGLRGQGVSKLIKAPFQIINAILQARRHIKAWRPDVVLGMGGYVSGPGGIAAWLSGIPVVLHEQNAVAGLTNQWLSKIAKKVFQAFPGAFPTAEVVGNPVREDVVALAEPEQRMAERDGDIRILVMGGSQGAKILNDTLPVTMAQLGEGFTVMHQAGKNNQQQVIEQYKSHSVDNVQVTEFIDDVAQAYEWADLLVCRSGALTVSEVSAAGVGSIFVPFMHKDRQQALNADHLVECGAALMIEQPQLTADKLANTIAQLDRNELKMMATKARQAAKFDADVTVAEAIKALAK; translated from the coding sequence ATGAAACAAAACAAAAAACTTTTAGTGATGGCTGGTGGTACTGGCGGTCACGTTTTCCCAGGGTTAGCGGTGGCTAAAAAGCTTCAGCAACAAGGTTGGGAAATTCGCTGGTTAGGAACCGCAGACAGAATGGAAGCAGATCTGGTGCCAAAACATGGTATTGAGATCGACTTCATTAAGGTGAAAGGCCTGCGTGGTCAAGGCGTTAGTAAATTAATTAAAGCGCCGTTCCAGATTATTAATGCCATACTTCAAGCCAGACGACATATTAAAGCATGGCGGCCTGATGTGGTGCTTGGCATGGGTGGTTACGTCAGTGGCCCGGGTGGTATCGCGGCTTGGTTATCTGGTATTCCAGTGGTTCTGCATGAACAAAATGCCGTGGCGGGTTTAACCAATCAATGGCTGTCTAAGATTGCTAAAAAGGTTTTCCAAGCTTTCCCTGGTGCGTTTCCTACCGCAGAAGTGGTGGGTAACCCAGTACGCGAAGATGTTGTTGCCTTAGCTGAACCCGAGCAACGCATGGCTGAGCGTGATGGTGACATCCGCATCTTGGTTATGGGCGGTAGTCAGGGCGCAAAAATCCTGAACGATACCTTGCCAGTAACGATGGCGCAGCTTGGTGAAGGCTTCACTGTGATGCACCAAGCGGGTAAGAACAATCAACAGCAAGTTATTGAACAATACAAATCACATTCTGTAGATAATGTTCAAGTGACTGAATTTATTGATGATGTGGCGCAAGCTTATGAGTGGGCAGATCTATTAGTGTGTCGCTCAGGTGCTTTGACCGTATCCGAAGTGTCTGCAGCAGGTGTCGGATCTATCTTCGTTCCGTTTATGCATAAAGACAGACAACAAGCGTTGAATGCCGATCACTTAGTCGAGTGTGGCGCGGCGTTAATGATTGAACAGCCTCAACTAACGGCTGATAAGCTCGCGAACACTATCGCGCAGCTTGATAGAAATGAATTAAAAATGATGGCAACAAAAGCTCGTCAAGCCGCAAAGTTTGATGCTGATGTGACTGTCGCTGAAGCGATCAAAGCTTTAGCAAAATAA
- the ftsW gene encoding cell division protein FtsW, with translation MQRVKEINQSIWQWLNRATPEALYDRQLVWIALGLMLTGLVMVTSASFPISARLTDQPFHFMFRHAIFLVLALGVSSVILQIPMKRWFQYSMYLLGLSFFLLVVVLAVGKSVNGASRWIPLGLFNLQPAEVAKLSLFIFMAGYLVRKQDEVRKTFFGGFGKPIMVFGAFAVLLLGQPDLGTVVVMLVTLFGMLFIAGAKLSQFIALMVAGIAAVVGLIVIEPYRVRRVTSFWEPWSDPFGSGYQLTQSLMAFGRGDWMGQGLGNSIQKLEYLPEAHTDFVFAVLAEELGFVGVTLVLMLIFSLVFKAIFIGKKAFENDQVFSGYLAFGIGIWFAFQTLVNVGAASGIVPTKGLTLPLISYGGSSLIVMSVAVSMLLRIDHECRVQQKEQADNQNELVE, from the coding sequence GTGCAAAGAGTGAAAGAGATTAACCAATCCATTTGGCAATGGCTAAACCGTGCCACACCAGAGGCGCTCTATGATCGTCAGTTGGTTTGGATTGCTCTTGGGCTAATGCTGACAGGTTTGGTGATGGTAACGTCGGCTTCGTTCCCAATCAGTGCTCGTTTGACCGATCAGCCGTTTCACTTCATGTTCCGCCACGCCATTTTCCTTGTGTTAGCATTGGGCGTATCCAGCGTAATATTACAAATCCCGATGAAACGTTGGTTTCAATACAGTATGTACCTATTGGGCTTATCCTTCTTTTTGCTAGTGGTGGTGTTGGCCGTCGGTAAGTCGGTTAACGGTGCTTCACGTTGGATTCCTCTCGGACTGTTTAACTTACAGCCTGCTGAAGTCGCTAAGTTATCTCTGTTTATCTTTATGGCGGGCTACTTGGTTCGTAAACAAGATGAAGTGAGAAAAACCTTCTTCGGTGGTTTTGGTAAGCCGATCATGGTGTTCGGTGCCTTTGCGGTTTTGCTGCTTGGCCAGCCTGATTTAGGTACCGTTGTCGTCATGCTGGTTACCTTGTTTGGCATGCTATTTATCGCAGGTGCTAAGCTGTCACAGTTTATTGCCCTAATGGTGGCAGGTATTGCTGCCGTTGTGGGATTGATTGTTATTGAGCCTTATCGTGTTCGACGTGTTACGTCATTCTGGGAACCTTGGAGTGACCCGTTTGGTAGTGGTTATCAGCTAACTCAATCATTGATGGCGTTCGGTCGTGGTGATTGGATGGGACAAGGGCTTGGTAATTCAATTCAAAAACTCGAGTACCTACCTGAAGCACACACCGATTTTGTTTTTGCTGTACTGGCAGAAGAGTTGGGTTTTGTTGGCGTAACCTTGGTGTTGATGCTGATCTTTAGTTTGGTTTTTAAAGCTATTTTTATTGGCAAAAAAGCTTTCGAAAACGACCAAGTGTTCAGCGGTTATCTGGCGTTTGGCATTGGTATTTGGTTTGCTTTTCAGACGCTTGTTAATGTAGGTGCCGCTTCAGGTATTGTTCCGACCAAAGGGCTAACCTTACCGCTGATCAGTTACGGTGGCTCAAGCCTTATCGTGATGTCAGTAGCGGTTTCTATGCTGCTGCGTATCGATCATGAATGCCGAGTGCAACAAAAAGAACAAGCCGACAATCAAAACGAATTAGTAGAATAA
- the murD gene encoding UDP-N-acetylmuramoyl-L-alanine--D-glutamate ligase, with the protein MERWQNIQNVVVVGLGITGLSVVKHLVKYQPHTHVKVIDTRELPPGRESLPESAELHSGSWNSQWLAEADLVVANPGIALATAEIQDVIQADIPVVGDIELFGWAVDKPVVAITGSNGKSTVTDLTGVLAKAAGLNVGVGGNIGIPALDLLELNADLYVLELSSFQLETTSSLNLAAAAFLNLSEDHMDRYQGMADYREAKLRIFNNAQCAIVNRDDKETYPDQSMSLVTFGLDDQEFGVATIDGTEWLVDNSKPVLPTQDLTLVGRHNVANALVSLALLKQVGIDYSKSLEALKAYNGLTHRCQVVADKREIKWVNDSKATNVASTLAALSGLEYRGTLYLLVGGVGKGADFSELKPVLSELDHVQLCCFGEDAAQFMPLHPSAKMFNTMRDIIESISKQLAAGDMVMLSPACASFDQFNNFMARGDAFTELAHEYA; encoded by the coding sequence ATGGAACGTTGGCAAAATATTCAAAATGTAGTGGTTGTGGGGCTCGGTATTACCGGGCTCTCTGTCGTTAAACATCTCGTAAAATATCAACCTCATACTCATGTGAAGGTGATTGATACTCGCGAGCTACCACCAGGCCGAGAATCTTTGCCTGAATCGGCAGAGCTGCATTCTGGAAGTTGGAATAGCCAATGGTTAGCGGAAGCTGATTTGGTGGTTGCTAATCCGGGTATCGCCTTAGCGACCGCTGAAATACAAGATGTTATTCAAGCGGATATTCCGGTTGTTGGCGATATTGAACTTTTTGGTTGGGCGGTAGACAAACCCGTTGTGGCAATAACAGGTTCTAATGGCAAGAGCACAGTGACCGATCTAACGGGTGTGCTTGCTAAAGCTGCTGGTCTTAACGTTGGTGTCGGTGGCAACATCGGTATTCCTGCCTTAGATCTTTTAGAGCTTAATGCCGATCTATATGTCCTTGAGCTTTCAAGCTTTCAGCTAGAGACAACGTCCAGTCTAAACCTTGCAGCGGCAGCCTTTTTGAACTTGTCAGAAGATCATATGGATCGCTATCAAGGCATGGCTGATTACCGTGAAGCTAAACTAAGAATCTTTAATAATGCTCAGTGTGCAATCGTAAACCGCGACGACAAAGAGACGTATCCAGATCAAAGCATGTCATTAGTGACATTCGGACTCGACGACCAAGAGTTTGGTGTGGCGACGATTGATGGTACTGAATGGCTGGTGGATAACAGCAAGCCAGTACTTCCTACTCAAGATTTAACATTGGTTGGACGTCACAATGTAGCAAATGCGCTAGTCTCGCTAGCACTGCTTAAACAAGTCGGTATTGATTACAGCAAAAGCCTTGAAGCTCTGAAGGCCTACAATGGTTTGACTCATCGTTGCCAAGTGGTGGCAGACAAACGCGAAATCAAATGGGTTAACGATTCAAAAGCGACCAACGTAGCCAGTACATTAGCAGCTCTGTCGGGCTTAGAATATCGGGGCACCTTGTACCTTCTGGTTGGTGGTGTAGGTAAGGGCGCTGATTTTAGTGAGCTTAAACCTGTGCTGTCTGAACTAGACCACGTTCAACTGTGTTGCTTTGGTGAAGATGCCGCGCAATTTATGCCGTTGCATCCATCGGCTAAGATGTTTAATACCATGCGCGATATCATCGAGAGTATCTCGAAGCAGTTAGCTGCCGGCGACATGGTGATGCTGTCTCCTGCATGTGCCAGTTTCGATCAATTTAATAACTTCATGGCGAGAGGTGATGCGTTCACTGAACTTGCTCATGAATACGCCTAA
- the murC gene encoding UDP-N-acetylmuramate--L-alanine ligase, with amino-acid sequence MTIEHTQDLAQIRAMVPEMRRVKSIHFIGIGGAGMSGIAEVLLNEGYQITGSDIAQNPVTERLVSKGATVYVGHQASNVADASVVVVSTAINEENPEIIAAREARTPIVRRAEMLAELMRFRHGIAVAGTHGKTTTTALVTQIYSEAGLDPTFVNGGLVKSAGTNARLGSSRILIAEADESDASFLHLQPMVSIVTNIEADHMDTYGGDFETLKQTFIDFLHNLPFYGQAVMCVDDPVVRELIPQVSRQVITYGFSEDADIRIENYVQEGQQGKFTVVREGKANLDITLNIPGRHNALNASAAIAVATEDDISDEAILKAMAGTEGTGRRFDHLGEYETGKGVAMLVDDYGHHPTEVDVTIQAARSGWTDKRLVMIFQPHRYSRTRDLYDDFANVLEQVDVLILLDVYSAGEKPIAGADGRSLSRTIRGRGKIDPIFVADINTLPSALANVIQGGDLVLTQGAGDVGRVAKKLESLQLDINKMQNA; translated from the coding sequence ATGACGATTGAACATACCCAAGACTTAGCGCAAATCCGTGCAATGGTGCCAGAGATGCGCCGTGTTAAATCTATCCACTTCATTGGTATTGGTGGCGCAGGAATGAGCGGGATTGCTGAAGTCTTGCTCAATGAAGGCTACCAGATCACGGGTTCTGATATTGCTCAAAATCCAGTGACAGAACGCTTAGTTAGCAAGGGGGCGACTGTTTACGTTGGCCACCAAGCAAGTAACGTTGCCGATGCAAGTGTTGTGGTGGTTTCAACTGCTATCAACGAAGAAAACCCAGAAATTATTGCTGCTCGTGAAGCGCGTACACCAATTGTTCGTCGTGCAGAAATGCTGGCTGAGCTGATGCGTTTTCGTCATGGCATTGCTGTGGCCGGTACGCACGGTAAAACCACCACTACAGCGCTAGTGACACAGATTTATTCTGAAGCAGGCCTAGATCCAACCTTCGTAAATGGTGGTCTGGTGAAAAGTGCAGGCACTAACGCACGTTTAGGTTCAAGCCGTATCCTGATCGCTGAAGCCGATGAAAGTGATGCATCATTCCTGCATCTGCAACCAATGGTTAGTATTGTGACTAACATTGAAGCGGATCATATGGATACCTACGGCGGTGATTTTGAAACGTTAAAGCAGACGTTTATTGATTTCTTACACAATCTGCCATTCTACGGTCAGGCTGTGATGTGTGTTGATGATCCTGTGGTACGTGAGCTTATTCCTCAAGTTAGCCGCCAAGTGATTACTTACGGTTTCTCCGAAGATGCTGATATACGCATTGAGAACTACGTACAAGAAGGCCAGCAAGGTAAGTTCACGGTTGTTCGTGAAGGCAAAGCTAACCTAGATATCACGTTGAACATTCCGGGCCGTCACAATGCATTGAATGCCTCAGCTGCGATTGCGGTAGCGACAGAAGATGACATAAGCGATGAAGCGATTCTAAAAGCGATGGCGGGAACGGAAGGCACTGGACGTCGTTTTGATCACCTAGGTGAATATGAAACGGGTAAAGGTGTGGCAATGTTGGTCGATGATTACGGTCATCACCCAACTGAAGTGGACGTAACTATACAAGCTGCACGAAGTGGTTGGACTGATAAGCGTCTTGTGATGATCTTCCAACCACACCGTTACAGCCGTACTCGCGATTTGTATGATGATTTTGCGAATGTTCTTGAGCAGGTTGATGTTCTTATTCTATTAGATGTATATTCTGCAGGTGAGAAACCAATTGCAGGGGCAGATGGACGTTCACTAAGTCGAACTATTCGTGGGCGTGGTAAAATAGATCCCATCTTTGTTGCAGACATCAACACGCTGCCATCGGCTCTAGCCAACGTAATTCAAGGCGGTGACCTTGTTTTAACACAGGGGGCGGGCGATGTTGGTCGAGTAGCGAAGAAGTTGGAATCGTTACAGTTAGACATTAATAAGATGCAGAACGCGTAA
- a CDS encoding cell division protein FtsQ/DivIB, with the protein MVESTFSENRHLFSLPSLKKHAVGGSFFVMVLLFIGFLFYTTLTWMWDDQRLPLSKIVLQGDLTYVTAGDVQHAFGELEHIGTFMSQDIGVLQGSLEALPWVSVVSIRKQWPDTIKVFLTEYHAAAIWNGNMLLNDNGQVFNGDIGLLKGDRVKLYGPDGTSQKVIEKWRQITPLINNLGLTVTSLVLNERRAWQIILDNGIRLELGKDSLDERVERFISLYNELGSKANQVSYIDLRYDTGAAVGWFPEQELEESTDD; encoded by the coding sequence TTGGTAGAAAGTACTTTTAGCGAAAACCGCCACCTATTCAGTTTACCATCGCTAAAGAAACACGCTGTAGGCGGGTCTTTTTTTGTCATGGTACTGCTATTCATTGGATTTCTTTTCTATACCACACTGACTTGGATGTGGGACGATCAGCGATTGCCTCTCTCCAAAATAGTACTTCAAGGCGACTTAACTTACGTAACCGCTGGTGATGTTCAACATGCCTTTGGCGAGCTAGAGCATATTGGAACGTTCATGTCGCAAGACATCGGTGTGTTGCAAGGCAGTTTAGAAGCGTTACCTTGGGTTTCAGTGGTGTCCATTCGTAAGCAGTGGCCAGACACAATAAAAGTATTTTTGACTGAGTATCATGCAGCAGCAATCTGGAACGGTAACATGCTGTTGAATGACAATGGTCAGGTGTTTAATGGTGATATCGGTCTTTTGAAGGGCGATAGAGTCAAGCTTTACGGCCCAGACGGCACCAGCCAAAAAGTGATAGAAAAGTGGCGACAAATAACTCCTTTGATTAATAATCTAGGGTTAACCGTTACTTCGCTCGTTCTCAATGAGCGTCGCGCTTGGCAAATAATCCTAGATAACGGTATCCGTTTAGAACTAGGTAAAGATTCTTTAGATGAGCGTGTTGAACGCTTCATTTCGCTTTACAACGAACTTGGTAGTAAAGCGAATCAAGTGAGCTACATCGACCTCAGGTATGATACGGGAGCCGCTGTAGGCTGGTTTCCAGAGCAAGAGTTAGAAGAGAGCACAGATGACTAA